A genomic region of Paenibacillus sp. PL2-23 contains the following coding sequences:
- a CDS encoding transglutaminase domain-containing protein, producing MRKRAKSLLNLAGKHWYDRSVSVFVALIIISSLSIFEGYWWPETYAIAYGTLVWAAIIDIFIPYKLKFFRWTLQFAAAVVLTFRHARMEWAVAPPERAGDVGWWLQQTLAGLHPFIWFGLLLWFIHALFAAWAKTRLRMFGFVGASILLLTVADSFTPIWLWDNVAAVVFVGLIWLVLDHLHSLKRKHPDSWRDLLEYPIRVFTPAAIVLAIFLAIALNVPSIAPLLQDPYTIWKNAKGEEVRVFLGDKAIVNDSSSGSSSNASSGYSRNDEELGGGFDYDFSPMMTVQTSQKSYWRGEDKSVYTGKGWEDEATPFPLERVLKEQELAVLFPPELAEVTEVSQIITMEREDVYPVLFGASSISKVNWVGEKEQGLPRALSWLPVSAELRWSGGESPQAYSITSSVVMLDEEGLRGVEAKLPDAGLQAMYVQLPDSVTQRVRDLAAEVTAAGATDYDKAKLLEQFLRTSYAYDNKPDLTKLTGSSGDFVDQFLFELMEGYCDYFSTSMAVMARTLELPARWVKGFSPGSLPAEYYGPPEELLLEEDLNPAGAGMYTVRNADAHSWVEIYFDGYGWIPFEPTSGFLFPYAAAEGEEPAAPETEADEPEASPAEPERADSGSGIWKWLGLAAILAAAAAVLIGRKRIAMAWRSWRNQSYSANELIVLETNRLLRACRKRGLQREEHETMREAVARWTDSRKRLRDDFRYVLDRFEQAKYGAGAATKDEADRFASKVRELIGELR from the coding sequence ATGAGGAAGAGGGCAAAATCGTTGCTGAATCTAGCGGGAAAGCATTGGTATGACCGCTCCGTGTCCGTATTTGTCGCGTTGATTATCATTAGCTCCCTGTCGATATTCGAGGGCTACTGGTGGCCCGAAACGTATGCGATCGCTTACGGAACATTGGTGTGGGCGGCTATTATTGATATCTTTATTCCCTATAAGCTCAAATTTTTTCGGTGGACGCTGCAATTTGCCGCCGCGGTAGTGCTGACCTTCCGGCATGCCCGCATGGAATGGGCGGTCGCTCCGCCAGAGCGCGCGGGGGATGTGGGCTGGTGGCTCCAGCAGACGCTGGCTGGACTTCATCCGTTCATTTGGTTCGGCCTTCTCTTATGGTTTATTCATGCGTTGTTCGCGGCTTGGGCCAAAACAAGGCTTCGCATGTTCGGCTTTGTTGGCGCCAGCATTCTCTTGCTGACCGTGGCGGATTCCTTCACACCCATCTGGCTGTGGGACAATGTGGCGGCCGTCGTGTTCGTAGGGCTGATCTGGCTGGTGCTGGATCATCTTCACAGCTTGAAGCGCAAGCATCCCGACAGCTGGCGCGATCTGCTGGAATATCCCATTCGCGTGTTTACGCCAGCCGCGATCGTGCTTGCGATATTTTTGGCTATAGCGCTGAATGTGCCGTCTATCGCTCCGCTGCTTCAGGATCCCTATACCATCTGGAAAAATGCAAAGGGCGAAGAGGTGCGCGTGTTTCTCGGCGACAAGGCGATTGTGAACGACAGCTCCAGCGGCTCCAGCAGCAATGCAAGCTCCGGGTACAGCCGCAACGACGAGGAGCTTGGAGGCGGCTTTGATTACGACTTCTCCCCCATGATGACGGTGCAGACCTCGCAGAAGAGCTATTGGCGCGGCGAGGACAAGTCCGTCTATACCGGCAAGGGCTGGGAGGACGAGGCGACGCCTTTTCCGTTAGAGCGCGTGCTGAAGGAGCAGGAGCTGGCGGTGCTGTTCCCGCCTGAGCTGGCGGAAGTGACAGAGGTCAGCCAGATTATTACGATGGAGCGCGAGGACGTGTATCCCGTGTTGTTCGGCGCCTCCTCCATATCCAAGGTGAATTGGGTGGGGGAGAAGGAGCAGGGACTGCCCCGCGCGCTCAGCTGGCTCCCAGTCAGCGCCGAGCTCCGCTGGAGCGGAGGGGAGTCTCCTCAGGCTTATTCCATTACGTCTTCCGTAGTGATGCTGGATGAGGAGGGCTTGCGCGGTGTCGAAGCCAAGCTGCCTGACGCGGGCTTGCAGGCGATGTATGTGCAGCTGCCGGACAGTGTGACGCAGCGAGTGCGGGATTTGGCTGCTGAGGTAACGGCGGCGGGCGCAACGGATTACGATAAGGCGAAGCTGCTTGAGCAGTTTCTAAGGACGAGCTATGCCTACGATAATAAGCCGGATTTAACGAAGCTTACCGGGAGCAGCGGCGACTTCGTGGATCAATTCCTGTTCGAGCTGATGGAAGGGTACTGCGACTACTTCTCCACGTCCATGGCGGTGATGGCCCGTACGCTGGAGCTTCCTGCGCGCTGGGTCAAGGGCTTCTCGCCGGGCTCATTGCCGGCCGAATATTACGGCCCGCCCGAAGAGCTGCTGCTGGAGGAGGACCTCAATCCAGCCGGCGCGGGCATGTACACCGTTCGGAACGCGGACGCCCACTCCTGGGTCGAAATCTATTTTGACGGCTATGGCTGGATTCCATTCGAGCCCACATCAGGCTTCTTATTCCCATACGCAGCGGCGGAGGGCGAGGAGCCGGCCGCTCCCGAGACAGAGGCAGACGAGCCGGAAGCGTCTCCTGCGGAGCCGGAGAGAGCAGACTCCGGCAGCGGCATTTGGAAATGGCTTGGCCTGGCCGCTATCCTTGCGGCGGCAGCGGCAGTGCTGATAGGCCGCAAGCGGATAGCGATGGCTTGGCGCAGCTGGCGCAATCAGTCCTACAGCGCCAATGAGCTGATCGTGCTGGAGACGAATCGATTGCTCCGGGCATGCCGGAAGCGGGGGCTGCAGAGGGAGGAGCATGAGACGATGCGCGAGGCTGTAGCGCGCTGGACAGACAGCCGGAAGCGCCTGAGAGACGATTTCCGGTATGTGCTGGATCGCTTCGAGCAGGCGAAGTACGGGGCGGGCGCGGCGACCAAGGATGAAGCAGATCGCTTCGCGAGCAAAGTGCGCGAGTTGATCGGCGAGCTGAGGTAG